A region of Streptomyces halobius DNA encodes the following proteins:
- a CDS encoding ABC transporter ATP-binding protein: protein MTERLTTERLIEVDAVEKVFTIRRKAGRLRRVKDEVRAVDGISFQVPRGEMVGYIGPNGAGKSTTIKMLTGILVPSGGRLRVAGIDPARERTRLARRIGVVFGQRTTLWWDLPLKDSYELVRRMYRVPDAAYRANLDRCVELLDLAPLLDVPVRQLSLGQRMRGDIAAALLHDPEVLYLDEPTIGLDVISKARVRGFLREVNSERGTTVLLTTHDLTDIEQLCRRVMVIDHGRVVYDGGLDGLRAAGDGERTLVVDLDRELPPIEGIPGARTVRVEGPRQWLAFPAARSAAPVVAAVAERYPLVDLSVREPDIEGVIARIYAQRDE from the coding sequence ATGACCGAGCGGCTGACGACTGAGCGGCTGATCGAGGTGGACGCCGTCGAGAAGGTCTTCACCATACGGCGCAAGGCGGGCCGGCTGCGCCGCGTCAAGGACGAGGTGCGGGCCGTGGACGGCATCAGCTTCCAGGTGCCGCGCGGCGAGATGGTCGGCTATATCGGCCCGAACGGCGCCGGAAAGTCCACCACCATCAAAATGCTGACGGGCATTCTCGTTCCCAGCGGCGGCCGGCTACGGGTGGCCGGCATCGACCCGGCACGGGAGCGGACCCGGCTGGCCCGCCGGATCGGGGTGGTCTTCGGGCAGCGCACCACGCTGTGGTGGGACCTGCCGCTGAAGGACTCCTACGAGCTGGTGCGGCGGATGTACCGGGTCCCGGACGCCGCCTACCGCGCCAACCTGGACCGCTGCGTGGAACTCCTCGACCTGGCCCCGCTGCTGGACGTCCCCGTACGGCAACTCTCCCTCGGCCAACGGATGCGCGGCGATATCGCGGCGGCGCTGTTGCACGACCCGGAGGTGCTGTATCTGGACGAGCCGACCATCGGGCTGGACGTCATCAGCAAGGCGCGGGTCCGCGGGTTCCTCCGCGAAGTGAACTCCGAGCGCGGCACGACCGTCCTGCTCACCACCCACGACCTGACCGACATCGAGCAGCTGTGCCGCCGGGTGATGGTCATCGACCACGGGCGTGTGGTGTACGACGGCGGGCTGGACGGGCTGCGCGCGGCGGGGGACGGTGAGCGGACCCTCGTCGTGGACCTCGACCGGGAGCTGCCCCCGATCGAGGGGATCCCGGGCGCCCGCACGGTCCGGGTGGAGGGGCCGCGCCAGTGGCTGGCCTTCCCGGCGGCGCGGAGCGCGGCACCTGTGGTGGCGGCTGTCGCCGAGCGGTATCCGTTGGTGGATCTGTCGGTGCGGGAGCCGGACATTGAAGGGGTCATCGCTCGCATTTACGCGCAGCGCGATGAGTGA